From the genome of Alkalibaculum bacchi, one region includes:
- a CDS encoding CGGC domain-containing protein: MEKIGIINCYEISKKCAGVGCINAFNEKSGAFDKYAFKDVEITNFVQCNGCNDNATVDIIEKSKKMEAEGIKTIHLSTCIKSDCKWYDEFVEELSKKFQVIDFTHGSE, translated from the coding sequence ATGGAAAAGATAGGAATTATTAATTGTTACGAAATATCAAAAAAATGCGCTGGAGTTGGATGCATTAATGCGTTTAATGAAAAAAGTGGCGCTTTTGACAAGTATGCTTTTAAAGATGTAGAAATAACTAATTTTGTTCAGTGTAATGGTTGTAATGATAATGCCACTGTAGATATTATTGAAAAATCTAAAAAGATGGAGGCTGAGGGAATTAAGACAATTCACCTTTCTACTTGTATAAAGTCAGATTGCAAGTGGTATGATGAGTTTGTCGAAGAACTTTCAAAAAAATTTCAAGTAATAGATTTTACACATGGAAGTGAATGA
- a CDS encoding DUF4179 domain-containing protein → MANKIHKILQEEKDKLNQMEVPEELEGKLLEALEKTPKKNNKRFYKRIAIIILIFLIIGPHIDTVAYYTGKFVGYEPVMTGTLQKLNEMGKGQSINKSYSFSDGASITLDGIMLDDNGVNLFYVIKAPSEDIEEVSPRMTTQLITGFQKRFSGGGAGETNKENNEQKWIIQTHGAPSIFDNKMKLGVNYTTKEGNGEYAEIPFTLDRRKALGKSLRIRINKEVSIDNSRNIKIKSLTASPTTTVIKGQIQNIFQLGFDHITNNRFYPDNIEMALYANGKEVPLQGSGMSTNMKGIHYELIFDALPEDTQEIEITFVSFQGRYEISKEMGSEESSAIFKKINKTIFKQKMN, encoded by the coding sequence ATGGCGAATAAGATTCATAAAATACTACAGGAAGAAAAAGATAAATTAAATCAAATGGAGGTTCCGGAAGAACTTGAAGGCAAATTACTTGAAGCTCTAGAAAAGACACCAAAGAAAAATAATAAAAGATTTTACAAACGCATTGCAATCATTATTTTGATTTTTTTAATAATAGGCCCTCATATAGATACGGTAGCTTATTATACAGGAAAATTCGTAGGTTATGAGCCTGTCATGACAGGCACTTTACAAAAGTTAAATGAGATGGGCAAAGGTCAATCCATTAATAAATCCTATTCTTTTAGCGATGGTGCATCCATTACACTTGATGGTATTATGCTTGATGACAATGGAGTAAATCTTTTTTATGTAATAAAAGCTCCAAGTGAAGATATCGAAGAAGTGTCTCCACGGATGACTACTCAGTTGATTACAGGCTTTCAAAAAAGATTTTCTGGTGGTGGAGCGGGGGAAACAAACAAAGAAAATAATGAACAAAAGTGGATCATACAAACTCATGGGGCACCTAGTATTTTTGATAATAAAATGAAATTAGGAGTGAACTATACGACAAAAGAAGGAAATGGGGAGTATGCTGAAATTCCCTTCACCTTAGACCGAAGAAAAGCTCTTGGCAAAAGTTTGAGAATCCGTATTAATAAAGAAGTTTCTATTGATAACAGCAGAAATATTAAAATTAAATCTCTAACAGCTTCACCCACAACTACAGTTATTAAAGGTCAGATACAAAATATTTTCCAATTAGGATTTGATCACATAACAAACAATAGGTTTTACCCAGATAACATCGAAATGGCTTTATACGCCAATGGCAAAGAAGTCCCTCTTCAAGGGTCGGGAATGTCTACAAATATGAAGGGGATTCATTACGAGTTGATTTTCGATGCTCTCCCAGAAGATACACAGGAAATAGAAATTACATTTGTCTCTTTTCAAGGGAGATATGAAATAAGTAAAGAGATGGGCTCAGAGGAGAGTAGTGCCATATTTAAAAAAATAAATAAAACAATATTTAAACAAAAAATGAATTGA
- a CDS encoding RNA polymerase sigma factor codes for MDINGLVGQAKEGNKEALVQLIMAQKASYYRLAYVYTQNKEDAMDAMQEMILLVYQRINQLKNNDSFYTWSKTILVNIVKRRHKKNRKVVSMEEMKAETIEAYNSENRLDLEMYLNKLSYKHQEVIRLRYFLDLDYETMSQLLKIPLGTVKSRLHAGIKILKESFGGDYYGE; via the coding sequence GTGGATATTAATGGACTTGTAGGGCAGGCCAAGGAAGGAAACAAAGAAGCACTAGTTCAGTTGATTATGGCACAAAAGGCTTCGTATTACAGATTAGCTTACGTATATACTCAAAACAAAGAAGATGCAATGGATGCAATGCAGGAGATGATTTTGCTTGTTTATCAAAGAATAAATCAATTAAAAAACAACGACTCTTTTTATACATGGAGTAAAACGATTCTAGTTAATATCGTAAAACGAAGACACAAGAAAAATAGGAAGGTCGTCTCTATGGAAGAAATGAAAGCTGAAACAATTGAAGCGTATAATAGCGAAAATAGATTGGATTTAGAAATGTATTTAAATAAATTAAGCTATAAGCATCAAGAGGTAATACGACTTAGGTATTTTCTCGATTTAGATTACGAAACAATGTCTCAATTATTAAAAATACCACTTGGGACAGTGAAATCTAGACTACATGCTGGAATTAAAATATTAAAAGAGTCATTTGGAGGTGATTATTATGGCGAATAA
- a CDS encoding GerW family sporulation protein, which translates to MENTNLNQNVNTLFSNLESFTQSQGLIGKPIIHENKTFMPIVSVTLGYGSGNTASKAQPMPSSASGKMSGGALGLGAKLCTDAVLMIDKDNVSMIPVNSASTSQLMDKIPQMVSSMGQGKQGQQAQQGQQQQGQQQQGQQGQASQSQGQNTQK; encoded by the coding sequence ATGGAAAACACAAATTTAAATCAAAATGTAAATACACTTTTTTCAAATTTAGAAAGCTTTACCCAAAGTCAAGGTCTTATTGGAAAACCAATTATCCACGAAAATAAAACGTTTATGCCTATTGTTTCTGTTACCCTTGGATATGGTAGTGGTAACACTGCTAGTAAGGCTCAGCCTATGCCTTCATCTGCATCGGGAAAAATGTCAGGTGGTGCTCTCGGTTTAGGCGCAAAACTTTGCACTGATGCCGTTCTTATGATTGATAAAGACAATGTATCTATGATTCCAGTAAATAGTGCGTCTACAAGTCAACTTATGGATAAAATCCCACAAATGGTTTCAAGCATGGGTCAAGGAAAGCAAGGTCAACAGGCTCAACAAGGGCAGCAGCAACAAGGACAACAACAGCAAGGGCAACAAGGTCAGGCTAGCCAAAGTCAGGGGCAAAACACTCAAAAATAA
- a CDS encoding Crp/Fnr family transcriptional regulator, which yields MQKKESVSCHSEKKESSNCNHHCNGGEMHESCVSLVPIFNHLDGEQMNVISKVIRSNSYKKGEIIYKPGDKSDSLYIVSKGKIKIYRLSEMGKEQLVRILTAGDFTGELAVFSESIHESYAEAMKDTEVCMITRTDLQELLGKFSSISLKLLSEFSRRLEDSEKQTTRISTEKVDTRIAQFLIECVEDQQEGTEFPLPMSKKDLASYLGTTPETISRKLTEFEELGYIKQTRRKIKILDAESLLLV from the coding sequence ATGCAAAAAAAGGAAAGTGTTTCTTGCCACTCAGAAAAAAAAGAATCGTCAAATTGCAATCACCATTGTAATGGAGGGGAGATGCACGAATCTTGTGTTTCTTTAGTTCCTATTTTCAATCATTTAGATGGAGAACAAATGAATGTAATCTCAAAGGTGATTCGCTCAAACTCATATAAAAAAGGTGAAATCATCTATAAACCGGGAGATAAATCCGATTCCCTTTACATCGTAAGTAAAGGTAAAATTAAGATTTACCGCTTGTCGGAAATGGGAAAAGAGCAGCTAGTGCGTATTTTAACTGCAGGAGATTTTACAGGAGAGTTGGCAGTGTTTAGTGAATCCATTCACGAATCTTATGCTGAAGCTATGAAGGACACAGAAGTTTGTATGATTACTCGGACAGATTTACAAGAACTTTTAGGAAAATTTTCTTCTATTTCATTAAAACTATTATCGGAATTTTCAAGGCGTTTAGAGGATTCTGAAAAACAGACTACTCGAATTTCTACAGAGAAAGTGGATACAAGAATCGCTCAGTTTTTAATTGAATGCGTAGAAGATCAACAGGAAGGGACTGAATTCCCCTTACCTATGAGTAAAAAAGATTTAGCATCCTATTTAGGAACGACTCCAGAGACCATTAGCAGAAAGCTAACAGAGTTTGAAGAACTAGGGTATATTAAGCAAACGCGAAGAAAGATAAAAATACTAGACGCAGAAAGTTTATTACTCGTTTAA
- a CDS encoding DUF1801 domain-containing protein has translation MYKLKTKENDNNVKEFIEKVENAKKREDAYRLLEIFTETTGLEAKMWGDSMIGFGSYHYKYASGHEGDAMLVGFSPRKAKFSLYLALEDEEIEEQIKDLGKFTAGKACVYVNKLLDINIEVLRKLIKRTVYVTKERYPENI, from the coding sequence ATGTATAAACTTAAAACAAAAGAAAATGACAATAATGTCAAAGAATTTATAGAAAAGGTTGAAAATGCAAAAAAGAGAGAAGATGCGTATAGATTACTAGAGATATTTACAGAAACTACAGGATTAGAGGCCAAAATGTGGGGCGATAGTATGATCGGATTTGGGTCATACCACTATAAATATGCTTCAGGACATGAGGGGGATGCCATGTTAGTAGGATTTTCACCACGTAAAGCAAAGTTTAGTTTGTATTTAGCACTAGAGGATGAAGAGATTGAGGAGCAAATAAAAGATCTAGGTAAGTTTACTGCTGGGAAAGCGTGTGTGTATGTCAATAAATTATTGGATATCAATATTGAAGTGTTAAGGAAGTTAATAAAAAGAACTGTATATGTGACAAAAGAAAGGTATCCAGAAAACATATAA
- a CDS encoding YobA family protein codes for MKKWYLLMLLVLMALLVGCNSKNENPDSQSMTGYVMDKEGERILIVDDDTQDFSSIGGVKEFYNAIWFSEAPSEIKEGDFVEVWFDMVAESFPGQSQAIKVEVVKQEKPKGADLTKSEALHKLLTSDEIKKDLYGVSSIKYNEKEDTWNIALKNLLDDTSKPVSFTVVDN; via the coding sequence ATGAAGAAATGGTATTTATTGATGCTTTTAGTGCTTATGGCGCTTCTTGTAGGATGTAATTCTAAAAATGAAAATCCTGATAGCCAAAGTATGACAGGCTATGTCATGGATAAAGAAGGCGAAAGGATTTTAATAGTAGATGATGACACCCAAGACTTTAGTTCTATAGGTGGAGTAAAAGAATTTTATAATGCTATTTGGTTTTCAGAAGCCCCATCTGAGATAAAGGAGGGGGATTTTGTTGAGGTGTGGTTTGATATGGTGGCAGAATCTTTTCCCGGGCAATCACAAGCCATAAAAGTAGAGGTCGTGAAGCAAGAAAAACCAAAAGGTGCAGACTTAACGAAATCCGAGGCATTACACAAACTCCTAACTTCAGATGAAATTAAAAAGGATTTGTATGGTGTCAGTTCTATAAAATATAATGAGAAAGAAGATACCTGGAATATTGCACTGAAAAATCTTTTAGATGACACTAGTAAGCCAGTATCCTTTACTGTAGTGGATAATTAA
- a CDS encoding PstS family phosphate ABC transporter substrate-binding protein — protein MKKKLLIFVILIVIAIVLYVNYWKKYTGEPDRTGSWSQINQIVKRDQNWRQFVDNSSFQLGERKVKGSWSTNDEEEKYYEIKYGTYPSLDGSTVAVPMAIEFARQHLGLSDQDANDFVAFNTTHIAYENLILSTPNHLGMIRSTNTFMEENHPVDLILATEPSQDELQLAQENNIQLITRPVCYDAFVFITHKDNPIESLTVEQIQGIYSGEITNWSQVGGNDEKIAAYQREQNSGSQTAMENLVMKGKTMLPPNKIKVIQGMGELVEVVGEYENNKSSIGYTYQYYINTLYKNEDIKVLKINNISSQSDNLKNGSYPFTTNYYGVIRSDDKEGTAGQFLEWILSEEGQRSIEQAGYIPMR, from the coding sequence ATGAAAAAAAAGCTACTTATTTTTGTAATTCTAATTGTCATCGCAATTGTCTTATACGTAAACTATTGGAAAAAATACACTGGTGAACCTGATCGAACGGGTTCCTGGTCACAAATCAATCAGATTGTCAAAAGAGATCAAAACTGGCGTCAATTCGTAGACAATAGCTCGTTTCAATTAGGAGAAAGAAAGGTAAAAGGAAGTTGGAGCACAAATGATGAGGAAGAAAAATACTACGAAATAAAGTATGGAACGTATCCTAGTTTAGATGGTTCAACTGTTGCTGTTCCTATGGCAATCGAATTTGCGAGACAGCACTTAGGTTTGTCTGATCAAGACGCAAATGATTTTGTAGCCTTTAATACAACCCACATAGCCTACGAAAATTTAATTTTATCTACGCCAAATCATTTAGGCATGATTCGTTCTACGAATACATTTATGGAAGAAAATCACCCTGTAGATTTGATTTTGGCTACAGAACCTTCTCAGGATGAATTACAACTCGCCCAAGAAAACAATATTCAATTGATTACTCGCCCTGTATGTTATGATGCTTTTGTTTTTATTACTCATAAGGATAATCCTATAGAAAGTTTGACTGTAGAACAAATTCAAGGCATCTATTCTGGTGAGATTACCAACTGGAGTCAAGTAGGCGGTAATGACGAAAAAATTGCTGCTTATCAAAGAGAGCAAAACTCTGGGAGCCAAACGGCCATGGAAAATCTAGTCATGAAAGGAAAAACAATGCTCCCACCTAATAAAATTAAAGTGATCCAAGGGATGGGAGAATTAGTAGAAGTCGTTGGAGAATATGAAAACAACAAATCAAGTATTGGGTATACTTATCAGTATTATATTAATACTTTGTACAAAAATGAGGATATCAAAGTATTAAAAATAAACAATATTTCTTCCCAATCAGATAATCTAAAAAATGGTTCTTACCCCTTTACTACCAATTATTATGGTGTTATAAGAAGTGACGATAAAGAGGGTACAGCAGGACAATTCTTAGAATGGATACTCAGCGAAGAAGGTCAAAGATCCATCGAACAAGCAGGCTATATTCCTATGAGATGA